Proteins encoded within one genomic window of Natator depressus isolate rNatDep1 chromosome 1, rNatDep2.hap1, whole genome shotgun sequence:
- the CCDC70 gene encoding coiled-coil domain-containing protein 70 translates to MSYTSRQKQLIKKLWDEKVFREEIKAFQEKIKGFREKMNAFRVKIRAFRRAIQAFWEEENPIWEEENAFREAEKAFREDAKAFWEGYRDFWKGYNAFWMKDKVFWKEDQFLWEKDKVLLDEHQVLWAEEKALWADEKALLEEERAFWEDEEALREDEKALQEDEKSIWEGAFGLLRGEQLRLAVAINAPGSHGPDILRGRG, encoded by the coding sequence ATGTCCTACACCTCCCGCCAGAAGCAGCTCATTAAGAAGCTATGGGATGAAAAAGTTTTTCGGGAGGAAATCAAGGCTTTTCAGGAGAAGATCAAGGGCTTTCGGGAGAAGATGAATGCCTTTCGGGTGAAGATCAGGGCCTTCAGGAGGGCGATCCAGGCCTTCTGGGAGGAGGAAAACCCCATCTGGGAGGAGGAAAATGCCTTTCGGGAGGCAGAAAAGGCTTTCCGGGAAGACGCAAAAGCCTTCTGGGAGGGGTACAGGGACTTCTGGAAGGGGTATAATGCTTTCTGGATGAAGGACAAGGTTTTCTGGAAGGAGGATCAGTTCCTCTGGGAAAAGGACAAGGTTCTCCTGGACGAGCACCAGGTCCTGTGGGCAGAAGAAAAAGCTCTCTGGGCAGATGAAAAAGCCCTCCTAGAAGAGGAAAGAGCTTTCTGGGAGGATGAGGAAGCCCTCCGAGAAGATGAAAAAGCCCTCCAAGAAGATGAAAAATCTATCTGGGAAGGGGCATTTGGCCTTCTGAGAGGAGAACAATTACGGCTAGCTGTAGCTATCAATGCTCCTGGGAGTCATGGTCCAGATATTCTCAGAGGAAGAGGGTAG